Proteins encoded by one window of Kribbella flavida DSM 17836:
- a CDS encoding cold-shock protein has product MASGTVKWFNGEKGFGFISQDGGGADVFVHYSAIATDGFRTLDENQKVEFDLAQGPKGPQAENVRPV; this is encoded by the coding sequence ATGGCTAGCGGAACAGTGAAGTGGTTCAACGGCGAAAAGGGCTTCGGCTTCATCTCGCAGGACGGCGGCGGCGCCGACGTGTTCGTGCACTACTCGGCGATCGCGACGGACGGCTTCCGGACCCTCGATGAGAACCAGAAGGTCGAGTTCGACCTCGCGCAGGGCCCCAAGGGCCCGCAGGCGGAGAACGTCCGCCCGGTCTGA
- a CDS encoding sensor histidine kinase, giving the protein MLGGQWRAGGTALNAAVGMLVIAVFWLPVDLTGSGAVLELGLTVVLLGGLLLRGRFATTALVLTGATTLTGALLNITQDPFVAVAWTLYPVAVRRSSAKIARTVGTVVLVAVTVLGFTGTREVAEAARYALISVLVLTGSWALGEATRRQLVEVEQNGRLQAEQAVLAERLRLVREVHDVVSHSLTSITLSAGVAAHVAPGDAERLSRELIRVEQSGRQALADLRIVLGAARDDNATAERAPTPGLEALAGLVADVRPAGVPAELALTGREHVPPSLEPTIYRIVQESLTNAVRHAQGARCTVTVTGRPEVVDVEIVSGRGTGTTVRPPAGGAGYGLLGLRERVELVNGDFHSGPLPDGGFRVAAVIPTQDRR; this is encoded by the coding sequence ATGCTTGGTGGGCAGTGGCGCGCGGGTGGGACCGCGCTGAACGCGGCGGTCGGGATGCTCGTGATCGCGGTGTTCTGGCTGCCGGTGGACCTGACCGGTTCCGGAGCGGTGCTGGAGCTCGGGCTGACGGTCGTCCTGCTGGGCGGGCTGCTGCTGCGGGGCCGCTTCGCGACGACCGCCTTGGTCCTGACCGGCGCGACCACCTTGACCGGAGCTCTGCTGAACATCACCCAGGACCCGTTCGTCGCCGTCGCCTGGACGCTGTACCCGGTCGCCGTACGGCGGAGCTCGGCCAAGATCGCGCGGACGGTCGGGACGGTGGTCCTGGTCGCGGTGACGGTGCTCGGCTTCACCGGGACCCGGGAGGTCGCCGAGGCCGCGCGGTACGCGCTGATCAGCGTCCTGGTGCTCACCGGCAGCTGGGCCCTCGGTGAGGCGACCCGCCGGCAACTGGTCGAGGTCGAGCAGAACGGGCGGCTGCAGGCGGAGCAGGCCGTCCTGGCCGAGCGGCTCCGACTCGTTCGCGAGGTCCACGACGTGGTGTCGCACTCGCTCACCAGCATCACGCTGTCCGCCGGCGTGGCGGCGCACGTGGCACCCGGCGATGCCGAGCGGTTGTCCCGCGAGCTGATCCGGGTGGAGCAGTCGGGCCGGCAGGCGCTGGCCGATCTCCGGATCGTGCTGGGCGCCGCTCGGGACGACAACGCCACGGCCGAACGAGCTCCGACTCCCGGCCTGGAGGCGCTGGCCGGACTCGTTGCCGACGTGCGGCCGGCCGGCGTACCGGCAGAGCTGGCGCTGACCGGTCGCGAGCACGTTCCGCCCAGTCTGGAGCCGACGATCTACCGCATCGTCCAGGAGAGTCTGACCAACGCCGTCCGGCACGCGCAGGGCGCACGCTGCACGGTCACCGTCACCGGTCGCCCGGAGGTGGTGGACGTCGAGATCGTCTCCGGGCGCGGCACCGGCACGACCGTGCGACCGCCGGCCGGCGGCGCGGGGTACGGGCTGCTCGGCCTGCGCGAACGCGTCGAGCTGGTGAACGGCGACTTCCACTCCGGTCCCCTGCCGGACGGCGGCTTCCGCGTCGCCGCGGTGATCCCGACCCAGGACCGGCGATGA
- a CDS encoding ABC transporter permease: MKQIVVAELRKLLSLPVALLAIGLGTVGPAGIAALTTGRLRDELDAGTAYNSAADSVFQLVLPGSVAAIVLGVVLVSSEYTTNSSDAGGGRQITTSLLAVPNRIRLLVGKALALAIVSVVAATVALVAVLAVTSALLGPHSLLTNGLDGAELGRVVGGLVYWTLSALMGFGITWVTRSGIVPLIVLVINSTFVSVTFLLSKLTSLAHYFPDLAGLRMITRDTGTGVAPVTGGLVMALWTAGILLVCGSVFARRDA, translated from the coding sequence ATGAAGCAGATCGTCGTCGCCGAGCTCCGAAAGCTCCTGTCCTTGCCGGTCGCGCTGCTGGCGATCGGGCTCGGCACCGTCGGCCCCGCGGGGATCGCAGCGCTCACCACCGGTCGTCTGCGGGACGAGCTCGACGCCGGTACGGCGTACAACTCCGCGGCGGACAGCGTGTTCCAGCTGGTCCTGCCGGGCTCGGTGGCCGCGATCGTGCTGGGGGTCGTGCTCGTCAGCAGCGAGTACACCACCAACAGCTCCGACGCCGGCGGTGGGCGCCAGATCACCACCAGCCTGCTCGCCGTACCGAACCGCATTCGGCTGCTGGTGGGCAAGGCATTGGCGCTGGCCATCGTGTCGGTCGTGGCGGCGACAGTCGCACTGGTGGCAGTTCTCGCAGTGACGAGCGCTCTCCTCGGACCACACAGCCTGCTGACCAACGGACTGGACGGCGCCGAGCTCGGCCGAGTGGTCGGTGGCCTCGTGTACTGGACGCTGAGTGCGCTGATGGGCTTCGGCATCACCTGGGTCACGCGCAGCGGCATCGTTCCGCTGATCGTGCTCGTCATCAACTCCACGTTCGTCTCGGTGACATTCCTGCTCTCGAAGCTCACCTCGCTGGCGCACTACTTCCCCGATCTGGCCGGCTTGCGGATGATCACGCGCGACACCGGCACCGGCGTCGCACCGGTGACGGGCGGCCTGGTGATGGCGTTGTGGACCGCCGGCATCCTGCTGGTGTGCGGCTCCGTGTTTGCGCGGCGTGATGCCTGA
- a CDS encoding GNAT family N-acetyltransferase, with product MAAPVHNAVVVREFGATGEQCRGGVHPGRDYRAEHGTAVRATLAGVVVQVEGDRVVVESNGIWHLYSHLSEPAVRRGDTVETGDQLGLALGPHLHYEERVTPYRPADRRNPRFDVHVSRPAYGERVIATRFDTDRLALLPLSPEYAEPMARVLSAPELYSFIGGEPPSLEQLAERYQRQVAGSGRPGEHWLNWVLRLRPDDVLVGYVQATVTGDEAEIAWVVGADWQGRGIAREAATGLVGWLRGQGLERIVAHVHPEHAASAAVASAAGLSRTEQLDDGEQLWVLQLR from the coding sequence ATGGCAGCGCCGGTGCACAACGCAGTCGTCGTCCGGGAGTTCGGGGCGACGGGTGAGCAGTGCCGGGGCGGAGTCCATCCGGGACGTGACTACCGGGCGGAGCACGGCACGGCGGTCCGGGCCACGCTGGCCGGTGTCGTCGTGCAGGTCGAGGGGGACCGGGTGGTGGTCGAGTCGAACGGGATCTGGCACCTGTACAGCCACCTGTCCGAGCCAGCGGTTCGACGGGGGGACACGGTGGAGACCGGGGACCAGTTGGGGCTAGCGCTCGGCCCGCACCTGCACTACGAGGAACGGGTCACGCCGTACCGGCCGGCGGACCGGCGCAACCCACGGTTCGACGTGCATGTCAGCCGTCCGGCGTACGGTGAGCGGGTGATCGCGACCAGGTTCGACACCGACCGCCTCGCGCTCCTCCCGCTCTCACCCGAGTACGCCGAGCCGATGGCGCGCGTGCTGTCGGCGCCGGAGCTCTACAGCTTCATCGGTGGGGAGCCGCCGAGCCTGGAGCAGCTGGCCGAGCGCTACCAGCGCCAGGTTGCCGGATCGGGACGACCGGGGGAGCACTGGCTCAACTGGGTGCTTCGGCTCCGGCCGGACGACGTACTGGTCGGCTACGTGCAGGCAACGGTGACCGGGGACGAGGCGGAGATCGCCTGGGTGGTCGGCGCGGACTGGCAGGGCCGAGGCATCGCCCGCGAGGCTGCAACCGGCTTGGTCGGCTGGCTGCGGGGCCAAGGGCTGGAGCGCATCGTCGCCCATGTCCATCCGGAGCACGCGGCGTCGGCGGCGGTCGCGTCCGCGGCTGGGCTCAGCCGGACCGAGCAGCTGGACGACGGCGAGCAGCTCTGGGTGCTCCAGCTCCGGTGA
- a CDS encoding NTP transferase domain-containing protein — MRAAAVVLAGGRSSRMGTAKAGLEWHGSTLLRHVTGVVARAVDGPVVVVRAPGQQLPALDPAVLVRDDPEEGRGPLQGLAVGLAVAADSAGTVFVCSTDLPFLHVAFVQAVLRRFGPEGPEVVLPFVHGYRQPMTAGYRTDLAPRITKLLDAGQLRPAQLFKECDVLRVEEAELLADPQLARVDPRLDSVVNVNEPAEYRAARDRPAPEIVVERFGVLANRGGERGPRRVRAATLGAAAEQVGLAFDGHVLAAINGDQIRGDGLVPLVAGDTVAFISADAGG, encoded by the coding sequence ATGAGAGCTGCTGCAGTGGTGCTGGCCGGCGGCCGGTCGTCGCGGATGGGCACCGCCAAGGCGGGCCTGGAGTGGCACGGCTCGACGCTGCTCCGGCACGTCACCGGTGTGGTCGCCCGGGCCGTGGACGGACCGGTCGTCGTCGTCCGGGCACCGGGTCAGCAGCTGCCGGCGCTGGATCCGGCCGTGCTGGTCCGCGACGACCCCGAAGAAGGACGGGGGCCGCTGCAGGGACTCGCCGTCGGCCTGGCCGTCGCCGCCGACAGCGCCGGCACCGTGTTCGTCTGCTCGACCGACCTGCCCTTCCTGCACGTGGCTTTCGTCCAGGCCGTCCTGCGGCGCTTCGGTCCGGAGGGTCCGGAGGTGGTGCTCCCGTTCGTGCACGGTTACCGGCAGCCGATGACCGCGGGCTACCGCACCGACCTGGCACCGCGGATCACCAAGCTGCTCGACGCCGGGCAGCTCCGGCCGGCGCAGTTGTTCAAGGAGTGCGACGTCCTGCGGGTCGAGGAGGCGGAACTGCTCGCGGATCCCCAGCTCGCCCGGGTCGACCCGCGGCTGGACTCGGTGGTCAACGTCAACGAGCCGGCCGAGTACCGCGCGGCCCGCGACCGGCCTGCCCCCGAGATCGTCGTCGAGCGCTTCGGCGTGCTCGCCAACCGGGGCGGTGAGCGCGGTCCCCGGCGGGTCCGGGCGGCGACGCTCGGCGCCGCGGCGGAGCAGGTCGGACTCGCCTTCGACGGCCACGTGCTGGCGGCGATCAACGGTGACCAGATCCGCGGCGACGGACTGGTCCCACTGGTCGCCGGCGACACGGTCGCCTTCATCTCCGCGGACGCGGGCGGGTGA
- a CDS encoding class I SAM-dependent methyltransferase: protein MTEINWADQAEHLRSSATDDAGWNEIVAAGLVRPTDRVLVDVGCGGGGMAKALAAALPAATVVALDADEQVLRQAREHTGGAVRCELVSMDDGPEPLRQAIGTPADLVWASASVHHAADQQSAIDALASLLAPGGRLALAEGGLPARSLPWDLGIGEPGLELRLDLAQDRWFAGMRAVLPGSVPMPYGWTDALRRAGLTGVTTRTILTEKPVPLSDEDRTKLIEQFRHRIDRLDPTATAENSGHGHGHGHGHGPAQEEWLSPDDLAVWRQLLDPAGPHHLGRRTDLAAISARSIHVGHLPA, encoded by the coding sequence ATGACCGAGATCAACTGGGCCGACCAGGCCGAGCACCTGCGCAGCTCCGCCACCGACGACGCCGGATGGAACGAGATCGTTGCCGCGGGCCTGGTCCGGCCGACCGACCGGGTGCTGGTCGACGTCGGCTGCGGCGGCGGAGGCATGGCGAAGGCCCTCGCCGCGGCGCTGCCCGCCGCGACAGTGGTCGCGCTCGACGCCGACGAGCAAGTGCTGCGGCAGGCCCGCGAGCACACCGGCGGCGCCGTCCGGTGCGAACTGGTGTCGATGGACGACGGCCCCGAACCGTTGCGACAGGCAATCGGTACGCCGGCCGACCTGGTCTGGGCGTCCGCCTCGGTGCACCACGCCGCCGACCAGCAGTCGGCGATCGACGCGCTCGCCTCGCTGCTGGCACCGGGCGGGCGGCTCGCCCTGGCCGAAGGCGGGTTGCCGGCGCGGAGCCTGCCGTGGGACCTGGGCATCGGCGAGCCCGGGCTGGAGCTGCGGCTGGATCTGGCCCAGGACCGGTGGTTCGCGGGCATGCGGGCTGTGCTGCCCGGTTCGGTCCCGATGCCGTACGGGTGGACCGACGCGCTGCGACGGGCCGGGCTGACCGGCGTCACGACCCGCACGATCCTGACCGAGAAGCCCGTACCCCTGTCGGACGAGGACCGGACGAAACTGATCGAGCAGTTCCGCCACCGCATCGACCGGCTCGACCCGACGGCCACGGCCGAGAACAGCGGGCACGGGCATGGTCATGGGCACGGTCATGGGCCGGCGCAGGAAGAATGGCTCAGCCCTGACGACTTGGCCGTCTGGCGGCAACTGCTCGATCCCGCCGGCCCGCACCACCTCGGCCGCCGTACCGACCTCGCCGCCATCTCGGCTCGCAGCATCCACGTCGGTCACCTCCCGGCCTGA
- a CDS encoding tetratricopeptide repeat protein, translating into MPEPAQGTVARPRLTALLEEGVQRRLLTVVADAGFGKSTLLGSWAAERPCAWYTVRAEDRSLAAVVSGLVESLRRQVPALSTVLTAELQGPRGPDADAEQETRALAYAAVLAEALEQNLTADLVLVLDDLHELAAGDPAARLIEGLVRIAPPALHLVVASRTAVPFGIDRLRGRGQVLEIDATALAFTVPETVEVLRVVLGDGAEELAEPLQAAVQGWPAAVRLAVEALRTVSAAERRSRLRRALRSDGPLYDYLAEEVFAAQPAAVRRLVAAVAVLPRFSSGLCEAIGLSDSADILQQLRTRGLLVSAGDADYELNPLVRDFARDRLSSDEQEMKALVRRAGRWFESVGEHRDALACFQAVDSDEVARMLTERGHVLVSGGLAEVVVAAVAALPTDLRTPATDQLEGEARQVLGDWQGAEQCFHRIIDADGEIPVGIAWRLGLIHHLRGRTDVAIATYRRGRVDGQQPADEALLQAWWAGAHWLRGEFDECRELIDAAHAAARLSGDDRALAIAHTVLAMLAAVDSDPRGNASHYLRALDHAERAGDLLQSIRIRVNRGSHHIAEGDYTLGLEELDQALELADRAGFAVFRALALNNRGEALLRLGRLDEAIGELEASRALYQKLESKRVAQPLAVLGEVYRERGDRAMARACFEEAIAMATDTKDMQSLVPSLAGLARVLAMEEPERAAELAEMARQAVGYGPVLGQCGALVALGWVTLHAGNKQDAAKTAEEAAALSRKRRDRAGLADALELYAAADGSEVLHEVLNIRNELGDPLGQARAELMLARRSQGPVRRELALRAHEQFLAAGATRYAAAALATSEETGPAPVRVECLGGFRVLRNGKPVQLGEWPSKKARDLLKILVARRCRPVARVQLLDLLWPDQGEAVASPRLSVALSTVRSVLDPTKQFAPDAFVGADRATIWLDRDQTAVDVENFLHDARTGLDTNDLARLRTAEAAYSGDFLEEDVYADWAAGLREEARALYVRVARVLAERSKRDPDAAAGYLLRILQRDQYDERAHLGLVTAFQASGAHGEARRAYRTYVQRMTELEVEPAPYPGVPARL; encoded by the coding sequence ATGCCGGAGCCCGCGCAGGGGACTGTCGCGCGCCCACGGCTGACAGCGTTGCTGGAGGAGGGGGTCCAGCGGCGGTTGCTCACCGTCGTGGCGGACGCCGGGTTCGGCAAGTCCACGCTGCTCGGCTCCTGGGCCGCCGAGCGCCCTTGCGCCTGGTACACGGTCCGTGCCGAGGACCGCTCGCTTGCCGCGGTGGTCTCCGGCCTCGTCGAGTCGCTCCGGCGGCAGGTGCCCGCGCTGTCCACGGTCCTGACCGCGGAGCTCCAGGGACCGCGGGGCCCGGACGCCGACGCGGAGCAGGAGACCAGAGCACTCGCGTACGCCGCTGTGCTGGCCGAGGCGCTCGAGCAGAACCTCACGGCCGACCTGGTGCTCGTCCTGGACGACCTGCACGAGCTCGCCGCGGGTGATCCGGCCGCCCGGTTGATCGAAGGCCTGGTCCGGATCGCGCCGCCCGCGCTGCACCTGGTGGTGGCGTCACGGACCGCTGTGCCGTTCGGTATCGACCGGTTGCGCGGTCGCGGCCAGGTGCTGGAGATCGATGCGACGGCACTCGCGTTCACAGTGCCCGAGACAGTCGAGGTGCTGCGGGTGGTGCTCGGCGACGGAGCCGAGGAACTCGCCGAGCCGCTGCAGGCCGCAGTACAGGGGTGGCCGGCGGCTGTGCGGCTTGCGGTCGAGGCGTTGCGGACCGTGTCGGCTGCTGAGCGCCGGAGCCGGTTGCGGCGCGCGCTGCGGTCCGACGGGCCGCTGTACGACTACCTGGCCGAGGAAGTCTTCGCCGCCCAGCCTGCCGCCGTACGCCGGTTGGTCGCGGCTGTCGCGGTGTTGCCACGGTTCAGCTCCGGCCTGTGCGAGGCGATCGGTCTGTCGGACAGCGCCGACATCCTGCAGCAACTGCGGACCCGCGGCTTGCTGGTGTCCGCCGGGGACGCGGACTACGAGCTGAACCCGCTGGTTCGCGACTTCGCCCGGGACAGGTTGTCCTCCGACGAGCAGGAGATGAAGGCCCTCGTACGACGTGCCGGCCGGTGGTTCGAGTCGGTCGGCGAGCACCGGGACGCCCTGGCTTGCTTCCAGGCGGTGGACTCGGACGAGGTGGCGCGCATGCTCACCGAGCGCGGCCATGTCCTGGTCAGCGGCGGGCTGGCCGAGGTCGTGGTCGCAGCGGTCGCCGCACTGCCGACGGACCTGCGTACTCCGGCCACCGATCAGCTGGAAGGCGAGGCCCGTCAGGTCCTCGGCGACTGGCAGGGTGCCGAGCAGTGCTTCCACCGGATCATCGACGCGGACGGTGAGATTCCGGTCGGCATCGCCTGGCGCCTCGGACTGATCCACCATCTGCGCGGTCGCACCGACGTTGCCATCGCCACCTATCGGCGCGGGCGGGTCGACGGGCAGCAGCCGGCCGACGAGGCCCTGCTTCAGGCGTGGTGGGCCGGGGCGCACTGGTTGCGCGGGGAGTTCGACGAGTGCCGTGAGCTGATCGACGCTGCCCATGCCGCCGCCAGGCTATCCGGTGACGACCGGGCGCTGGCGATCGCCCACACGGTCCTGGCGATGCTCGCGGCGGTCGACAGCGACCCTCGCGGCAACGCGTCCCACTACCTGCGTGCTCTGGACCATGCCGAGCGGGCCGGTGACCTGTTGCAGTCGATCCGGATCCGGGTGAACCGCGGCTCGCACCACATCGCCGAGGGCGACTACACCCTCGGCCTGGAAGAGCTGGACCAGGCGCTGGAACTCGCGGACCGGGCCGGCTTCGCCGTGTTTCGCGCGCTGGCGCTGAACAACCGTGGTGAGGCGCTGCTGCGGCTGGGCCGCCTCGACGAAGCCATCGGGGAGCTGGAGGCGTCCAGAGCGCTCTACCAGAAGCTGGAATCCAAGCGGGTCGCGCAACCCCTGGCTGTGCTGGGTGAGGTCTACCGTGAGCGCGGTGACCGGGCGATGGCGCGCGCCTGCTTCGAGGAGGCGATCGCGATGGCGACCGACACCAAGGACATGCAGTCGCTGGTTCCGTCTCTGGCCGGGTTGGCGCGGGTGCTGGCGATGGAGGAGCCCGAACGCGCCGCCGAGCTGGCCGAGATGGCCAGGCAGGCGGTCGGCTACGGCCCGGTGCTCGGTCAGTGCGGAGCTCTGGTGGCGCTGGGCTGGGTCACGCTGCACGCGGGCAACAAGCAGGACGCCGCGAAGACCGCCGAAGAGGCCGCAGCGCTCAGCCGGAAGCGCCGCGACCGGGCCGGTCTGGCCGACGCGCTGGAACTGTACGCCGCGGCTGACGGCAGCGAGGTGCTGCACGAAGTACTGAACATCAGGAACGAACTGGGCGATCCCCTCGGACAGGCCCGTGCAGAACTCATGCTGGCCAGGCGCTCCCAAGGTCCAGTACGCCGTGAGCTGGCGTTGCGTGCCCATGAGCAGTTTCTGGCCGCCGGTGCCACCCGGTACGCCGCTGCGGCGCTGGCGACGAGCGAGGAGACCGGTCCGGCGCCGGTGCGGGTCGAGTGCCTCGGTGGCTTCCGTGTCCTGCGCAACGGCAAGCCGGTGCAGCTTGGCGAGTGGCCGTCGAAGAAGGCGCGGGACCTACTGAAGATCCTGGTGGCACGGCGCTGCCGGCCGGTGGCTCGCGTTCAGCTGCTCGACCTGCTCTGGCCCGACCAGGGCGAAGCTGTCGCGTCACCGAGGCTCTCGGTGGCTCTGTCGACAGTGCGGTCGGTGCTGGACCCGACCAAGCAGTTCGCCCCGGACGCCTTCGTCGGCGCCGACCGGGCCACCATCTGGCTGGACCGCGACCAGACCGCCGTGGACGTCGAGAACTTCCTGCACGACGCCCGGACGGGCCTCGACACCAACGATCTCGCCCGGCTGCGGACGGCCGAGGCGGCGTACAGCGGCGACTTCCTGGAGGAGGACGTGTACGCCGACTGGGCCGCCGGGCTGCGGGAGGAAGCCCGCGCACTCTACGTCCGGGTCGCGCGAGTGCTGGCCGAGCGCAGCAAGCGTGACCCCGACGCGGCCGCCGGCTACCTGCTCCGGATCCTCCAGCGCGACCAGTACGACGAACGGGCACACCTGGGCCTGGTCACCGCGTTCCAGGCGAGCGGTGCGCACGGGGAAGCGAGGCGGGCCTACCGCACCTACGTGCAGCGGATGACCGAGCTGGAGGTCGAGCCGGCGCCGTACCCGGGCGTCCCCGCGCGGCTTTAA
- a CDS encoding ABC transporter permease: MPERPGPGAGSVVAAELLKLRSLPAVSVTIATTAVLTGLLTLAVSASDGAAIPPLAVVAQVMQYGQIGVVLVGLLAATSEYDDRQIVTSLISVPQRLLLAGAKAIACVVAVTVASALTVAAAHLAVVNRFADTPGTDIATGAVGSICYLTLLAMFGHGVGLLLRGTIPTLIVILLLAYVASPLLGRVGDYLPGKAGSQLYQSTPTVGLSTVVLVAWAVATLLAATTLFLRRDAA, from the coding sequence ATGCCTGAGCGGCCCGGCCCGGGTGCGGGCTCCGTCGTCGCGGCGGAGCTGCTGAAGCTGCGCAGCCTGCCGGCCGTGAGCGTCACCATCGCGACCACCGCAGTCCTGACCGGCCTGCTCACGCTGGCGGTGAGCGCCTCCGACGGGGCCGCGATACCGCCGCTCGCCGTCGTTGCCCAAGTCATGCAGTACGGCCAGATCGGTGTCGTCCTGGTCGGCCTGCTGGCGGCGACCAGCGAGTACGACGACCGGCAGATCGTCACGTCGCTGATCAGCGTCCCGCAGCGATTGCTGCTCGCCGGCGCGAAGGCGATCGCCTGCGTGGTCGCGGTCACCGTCGCGTCCGCGCTGACCGTCGCCGCGGCGCACCTCGCGGTCGTGAACCGGTTCGCCGACACCCCGGGGACGGACATCGCGACCGGCGCAGTGGGGTCGATCTGCTACCTGACCCTGCTGGCGATGTTCGGCCACGGCGTCGGCCTGCTGCTGCGCGGCACGATCCCCACGCTGATCGTGATCCTGCTGCTGGCGTACGTGGCGTCGCCGTTGCTGGGCCGCGTGGGTGACTACCTGCCGGGAAAGGCGGGCAGTCAGCTGTACCAGAGCACGCCGACTGTCGGTCTGTCGACGGTCGTCCTGGTGGCCTGGGCCGTCGCGACACTCCTGGCCGCGACCACGCTCTTTCTCCGGCGCGACGCGGCGTGA
- a CDS encoding response regulator transcription factor, whose protein sequence is MSARIGVVVAEDQSSVRAALAELVGSDPALDLLGCGATGDEAIELATRLHPDVVLMDIRMPGTDGLTATRVVCARLPATKVLVLTTFDLDEYVYEALGAGATGFLLKSAPVTDILRAIHTVHEGQAMLSPEITRRLIAEVSRGRTRRTPEAFEQLSPRELELVGAVLRGLSNEELAAELFLSLSTVKTYLSRIFSKLDVRDRTQLVILAYESGLADEYRR, encoded by the coding sequence ATGAGCGCCCGGATCGGCGTGGTCGTCGCCGAGGACCAGAGCAGCGTACGAGCCGCGCTGGCCGAGCTGGTCGGCAGCGATCCGGCCCTCGACCTGCTGGGCTGCGGCGCGACCGGTGACGAGGCGATCGAGCTGGCCACCCGGCTGCACCCGGACGTCGTCCTGATGGACATCCGGATGCCCGGGACCGACGGGCTCACCGCTACCCGCGTCGTCTGCGCACGGTTGCCGGCCACGAAGGTGCTGGTCCTGACGACGTTCGACCTGGACGAGTACGTCTACGAGGCACTCGGCGCCGGAGCCACCGGGTTCCTGCTCAAGAGTGCGCCGGTGACGGACATCCTGCGCGCGATCCACACCGTGCACGAGGGCCAGGCGATGCTGTCGCCGGAGATCACCCGGCGGCTGATCGCCGAGGTGTCCCGCGGCCGGACCCGGCGTACGCCGGAGGCCTTCGAGCAGCTGAGCCCGCGCGAGCTGGAACTGGTCGGCGCGGTGCTGCGCGGACTGTCCAACGAGGAACTGGCCGCCGAGCTGTTCCTCAGCCTGTCGACGGTGAAGACCTACCTGAGCCGGATCTTCAGCAAGCTCGACGTCCGCGACCGCACCCAACTGGTGATCCTGGCCTACGAGTCCGGCCTCGCCGACGAGTACCGGCGCTGA
- a CDS encoding ABC transporter ATP-binding protein, whose protein sequence is MIEIANLTKHHRGTTAVRDVSFQAVPGRVTGFLGPNGAGKSSTLRILLGLDRADAGSATIGGRAYRDLRSPLRTVGALLEGSGAHRSRTARAHLEWVALSNGLPRDRVRHVLEEVGLADAAGTRVRKFSLGMGRRLGIATALLGDPEVLVLDEPVNGLDPEGIRWLRQLVRTAADEGRTVLLSSHFMAEMSSTADDLVVIAGGSVVAQGSIDEVVGDHAGLEEAFFTLTAGAPNAGKA, encoded by the coding sequence GTGATCGAGATCGCCAACCTGACCAAACACCATCGCGGTACGACGGCTGTCCGGGACGTCAGCTTCCAGGCGGTGCCGGGCCGCGTCACCGGATTCCTCGGCCCCAACGGCGCGGGCAAGTCCTCGACCTTGCGCATCCTGCTCGGCCTCGACCGGGCCGACGCCGGCAGCGCGACCATCGGCGGCCGGGCCTACCGCGACCTGCGCTCGCCGCTGCGGACCGTCGGCGCTCTGCTCGAAGGCAGCGGCGCCCATCGGAGCCGGACCGCCCGGGCCCACCTGGAGTGGGTTGCCCTGAGCAACGGCCTGCCGCGCGACCGGGTGCGGCACGTGCTCGAGGAGGTCGGTCTCGCCGACGCGGCCGGCACCCGGGTCCGCAAGTTCTCGCTCGGCATGGGCCGCCGGCTCGGCATCGCCACCGCACTGCTGGGTGATCCCGAGGTGCTGGTGCTCGACGAACCGGTCAACGGCCTCGACCCGGAAGGCATCCGCTGGCTGCGGCAGCTCGTCCGCACGGCCGCCGACGAGGGGCGCACGGTGTTGCTGTCCAGCCATTTCATGGCCGAGATGAGCAGCACCGCGGACGATCTGGTGGTGATCGCCGGCGGCTCGGTCGTCGCGCAGGGATCGATCGACGAGGTCGTCGGCGACCACGCCGGCCTGGAGGAAGCCTTCTTCACTCTGACCGCTGGCGCACCGAACGCAGGCAAGGCATGA
- the orn gene encoding oligoribonuclease, with amino-acid sequence MNDRLVWIDCEMTGLDLAADALIEVAVLVTDYELNVLGEGIDLVIAPPPAALEQMGQFVRDMHTGSGLLDELATGIPLAEAEQQVLDFITGYVKEPRKAALAGNSVGTDRTFLVRDMPKVEAHLHYRNVDVSSIKELVRRWYPRVYYATPAKTGNHRALADITESIAELRYYRQTVFVPQPGPDTDTARAVASLISGPISDN; translated from the coding sequence ATGAACGACCGGCTGGTGTGGATCGACTGCGAGATGACCGGCCTCGACCTGGCGGCGGACGCCCTGATCGAGGTCGCGGTACTCGTCACCGACTACGAACTCAACGTGCTCGGCGAAGGCATCGACCTGGTCATCGCGCCGCCCCCGGCCGCGCTCGAACAGATGGGCCAGTTCGTCCGCGACATGCACACCGGCTCCGGCCTGCTCGACGAGCTCGCCACCGGCATCCCGCTCGCCGAGGCCGAGCAGCAGGTCCTCGACTTCATCACCGGCTACGTCAAGGAACCCCGCAAGGCCGCCCTGGCCGGCAACTCCGTCGGCACCGACCGCACCTTCCTGGTCCGCGACATGCCCAAGGTCGAAGCCCACCTGCACTACCGCAACGTCGACGTCAGCTCCATCAAGGAACTCGTCCGCCGCTGGTACCCGCGGGTCTACTACGCCACCCCCGCCAAGACCGGCAACCACCGCGCCCTCGCCGACATCACCGAGAGCATCGCCGAACTGCGGTACTACCGGCAGACCGTCTTCGTGCCGCAACCCGGCCCCGACACCGACACCGCGCGCGCCGTCGCGAGCCTGATCAGCGGCCCGATTTCCGACAACTGA